A DNA window from Sporosarcina sp. ANT_H38 contains the following coding sequences:
- a CDS encoding alpha/beta fold hydrolase has product MVIHYTEHGNMEGALLVFLHGGGVCGWMWDKQVDYFTDYHCLIPTLQGHGDRGEESTFTITENAQEIIELINRKKNGREVNIVGFSIGAQITLEILTLAPNLVNRAIINSALVKPMKVTNFFIAPSVRLTAPLIKNRAFSKLQAKQLYIDDHYFERYYQDSIKMKSKTLIDVLQENLSYRLPVKAIDTTTRILVTVGEKERSVMRKSALKIAAYYPTSALEIIPEVGHGFSFAHPERFNQLVKEWLKK; this is encoded by the coding sequence GTGGTTATACACTATACCGAACATGGTAATATGGAAGGCGCACTTTTAGTGTTTTTGCATGGAGGTGGTGTGTGTGGTTGGATGTGGGATAAACAGGTAGACTATTTTACGGACTATCATTGCTTGATTCCGACACTGCAGGGTCATGGAGACCGCGGAGAAGAATCTACTTTTACTATAACTGAAAATGCACAGGAAATTATAGAACTAATTAATAGGAAAAAGAATGGGCGAGAGGTAAACATAGTAGGATTTTCCATAGGAGCCCAAATTACGCTTGAAATTCTCACTCTAGCTCCGAATCTTGTTAATAGGGCTATTATTAATAGTGCACTTGTTAAACCAATGAAAGTCACCAATTTTTTTATTGCCCCATCAGTACGATTGACCGCGCCTCTGATTAAAAATAGAGCATTTTCTAAACTACAAGCGAAACAATTATATATAGACGACCACTATTTCGAAAGATATTACCAAGACAGCATCAAAATGAAATCCAAGACTTTAATTGATGTCCTGCAGGAGAACTTATCCTATAGATTACCGGTAAAAGCCATCGATACGACTACCCGAATATTGGTAACTGTAGGTGAAAAAGAGAGAAGTGTTATGAGGAAATCAGCGCTTAAGATTGCAGCATACTATCCAACATCAGCGCTGGAAATTATTCCGGAAGTGGGGCATGGTTTTTCATTCGCCCACCCAGAACGATTCAATCAATTAGTAAAAGAGTGGTTAAAGAAATAG
- a CDS encoding DUF1456 family protein — MNNNDILIRLRYALDIKNTTMVEIFKLGGVEVTKEEVLMLLKKSNDNYHDEVENEGSKKCSNNMLDSFLNGLIIFKRGQQDPKPGQSERPALSIKNYESVNNILLKKVKIALALTTDDMLEILEEAGVVITKGELGAVLRKEGHKNYKECLDRYARNFLKGLALRYRV; from the coding sequence ATGAATAATAATGATATATTAATCAGATTAAGATATGCTCTAGATATAAAAAATACAACCATGGTAGAGATATTTAAACTGGGTGGCGTTGAAGTAACTAAAGAAGAAGTGCTAATGCTGCTCAAAAAGTCTAATGACAATTACCATGATGAAGTTGAAAATGAAGGAAGTAAAAAATGTTCTAATAATATGTTGGATTCATTTTTAAATGGATTGATTATTTTTAAAAGAGGACAACAAGATCCAAAACCGGGACAATCCGAAAGACCGGCACTGTCTATAAAGAATTATGAAAGTGTTAATAATATCCTTCTGAAAAAAGTGAAAATAGCACTAGCACTAACGACTGACGATATGCTTGAAATATTAGAAGAAGCAGGAGTCGTTATAACAAAAGGTGAATTAGGTGCTGTATTAAGAAAAGAAGGACACAAGAATTATAAAGAGTGCCTCGATAGATATGCAAGGAATTTCTTAAAAGGATTAGCTTTAAGATATAGAGTATAA